In the Elioraea tepida genome, one interval contains:
- a CDS encoding CopD family protein, whose product MSATVPTLLFVLHLVGAILWVGGMAFAILVLRPALAVLAPPQRLALHAEVFRRFFLIVWHAMPIVVASGWALLFGWYGGFRDAGVHVHVMNLTGMIMAGVFLAIWFGPYARFRAAMGRGEAEAATAAANRVRLLITANLVLGLVTSIVAGFGRWGL is encoded by the coding sequence ATGAGCGCGACCGTGCCGACCTTGCTGTTCGTGCTTCACCTCGTCGGCGCGATCCTCTGGGTCGGCGGCATGGCGTTCGCGATCCTCGTCCTCCGCCCAGCGCTCGCTGTGCTCGCACCGCCACAGCGCTTAGCACTTCATGCCGAGGTGTTCCGCCGCTTCTTCCTGATCGTCTGGCATGCGATGCCGATCGTGGTCGCGAGCGGCTGGGCGTTGCTGTTCGGCTGGTATGGCGGCTTCCGTGACGCCGGCGTGCATGTCCATGTGATGAACCTCACCGGCATGATCATGGCGGGGGTGTTCCTCGCCATCTGGTTCGGGCCCTATGCCCGCTTCCGCGCCGCGATGGGGCGTGGCGAGGCGGAAGCGGCGACGGCTGCGGCCAATCGCGTGCGGCTCCTGATCACCGCCAATCTCGTGCTGGGGCTCGTGACGAGCATCGTCGCCGGCTTCGGGCGATGGGGGCTCTGA
- a CDS encoding GNAT family N-acetyltransferase, with amino-acid sequence MDGTTLRIDTLTGPALLPHLKELARLRIAVFREYPYLYDGDAAYEASYLARYTRDGGAIVLVRDGEAVVGAATCLPLAVETDAIRSPFEDHGLDPSRFFYFGESVLLPAYRGRGLGHAFFDAREAHAASFPGIAYTCFCAVRRPDDDPLRPADYRPLDGFWRRRGYVPYPNLVCHLAWREIGGTEESLHELSFWIRPLGDAPLP; translated from the coding sequence ATGGACGGCACCACGCTCCGAATCGACACCCTCACCGGGCCCGCTCTTCTGCCGCATCTGAAGGAGCTCGCGCGGCTGAGGATCGCCGTGTTCCGCGAGTATCCCTATCTCTACGACGGCGATGCCGCCTACGAGGCGAGCTACCTCGCCCGCTACACGCGCGATGGCGGGGCCATCGTTCTGGTGCGCGACGGCGAGGCGGTGGTGGGTGCTGCGACCTGCCTGCCGCTCGCGGTCGAGACGGATGCGATCCGTTCCCCGTTCGAGGACCATGGGCTCGATCCGTCCCGATTCTTCTATTTTGGCGAGAGCGTGCTGCTTCCGGCCTATCGCGGGCGCGGCCTCGGCCATGCCTTCTTCGACGCGCGCGAGGCCCATGCCGCGAGCTTCCCCGGCATTGCCTACACCTGTTTCTGCGCGGTGCGGCGGCCGGATGACGACCCGCTTCGGCCTGCGGACTACCGGCCGCTTGATGGGTTCTGGCGCCGGCGCGGCTACGTGCCCTACCCGAACCTCGTCTGCCACCTCGCGTGGCGCGAGATCGGCGGCACGGAGGAGAGCCTGCACGAGCTCTCCTTCTGGATCCGCCCGCTCGGCGACGCGCCGCTGCCGTGA
- the sseA gene encoding 3-mercaptopyruvate sulfurtransferase, protein MAEGYANPDALVTTAWLAERLGEPGLVVVDITKYLPNEPKDGKAEYRARRIPGARYLDIDEVADRSTDLPHMLPDPTTFAAAMEALGISNAHQVVFYDQKGMASAARGWWMMRVFGHDAAAVLDGGLPKWIAEGRPTESGEPASPPPAVFAPAFRPWLVADWRAVLGAVTTHTARLVDARPAGRFHGTAPEPRPGLRSGHIPGASNLPHLALLNDDATFRPAEELRALLAAAGADGTHPVIASCGSGVTACAIAFAAHLVGLPDVAVYDGSWTEWGGRTDTPVETRSDA, encoded by the coding sequence ATGGCTGAGGGCTACGCGAATCCTGACGCGCTCGTCACCACCGCCTGGCTCGCCGAGCGCTTGGGCGAGCCGGGGCTCGTGGTGGTCGACATCACCAAATACCTGCCGAACGAGCCGAAGGACGGCAAGGCCGAGTACCGCGCCCGGCGGATCCCGGGCGCGCGCTACCTCGACATCGACGAGGTGGCTGACCGCTCGACCGACCTTCCCCACATGCTGCCCGACCCCACGACCTTCGCCGCAGCGATGGAAGCCTTGGGCATCTCGAACGCGCACCAGGTCGTGTTCTACGACCAGAAGGGCATGGCCTCGGCGGCGCGCGGCTGGTGGATGATGCGCGTTTTCGGGCACGACGCGGCCGCGGTGCTCGATGGCGGCCTGCCGAAATGGATCGCCGAAGGGCGGCCGACGGAGAGCGGGGAACCCGCCTCACCGCCGCCTGCCGTGTTCGCCCCCGCCTTCCGCCCCTGGCTCGTGGCCGACTGGCGCGCGGTGCTCGGCGCCGTTACCACGCACACAGCCCGGCTCGTCGACGCGCGGCCGGCGGGACGTTTCCACGGCACCGCGCCGGAGCCTCGGCCCGGCCTCCGCTCGGGCCACATCCCGGGGGCGAGCAACCTGCCCCATCTCGCACTTCTGAACGATGACGCGACGTTCCGCCCAGCCGAGGAGCTGCGCGCCCTTCTCGCCGCTGCCGGGGCGGATGGCACGCACCCCGTGATCGCCTCCTGCGGCTCCGGCGTCACCGCCTGCGCAATCGCCTTCGCCGCCCATCTGGTCGGGCTTCCCGATGTCGCCGTCTATGACGGGTCATGGACCGAGTGGGGCGGGCGCACCGACACGCCTGTGGAGACACGATCCGATGCCTGA
- a CDS encoding c-type cytochrome, with the protein MAERWCTSCHAVGPGAGRATDGAPTLQSVADRASTTVTSLTVFLRTPHDRMPDLSLTREETEDLIAYILSLRRR; encoded by the coding sequence ATCGCCGAGCGCTGGTGCACCTCCTGCCACGCCGTCGGGCCGGGAGCGGGGCGTGCCACCGACGGAGCGCCGACGCTGCAATCGGTTGCGGACCGTGCCTCGACGACGGTGACGTCGCTCACCGTGTTCCTCCGCACGCCGCATGACCGCATGCCCGACCTAAGCCTCACGCGCGAGGAGACCGAGGACCTGATCGCCTATATCCTGAGCCTGAGGCGGCGCTGA
- a CDS encoding alanyl-tRNA editing protein, whose product MKTEPLFRDDATLRSCTASVLSAGPEGIVLDRTVFYAQGGGQPGDTGRLLMPDGSAVAVIDTVKGEGGTILHRVAPGTPLPEIGAEVRAEIDWERRYRLMRMHTALHLLCSLLPGTAVTGGSIGDGKGRLDFDLPEPPDKERLNAALASLVAEDHPVGTLWITEEELDANPGLVRTLSVKPPRGTGRVRLVRIGPEATPIDLQPCGGTHVGSTREVGRVTVVKIENKGRQNRRIALALEG is encoded by the coding sequence GTGAAGACGGAGCCGCTGTTTCGCGACGACGCCACGCTGCGGAGCTGCACCGCCAGCGTGCTGTCGGCCGGGCCGGAGGGGATCGTTCTCGACCGCACCGTGTTCTACGCCCAAGGCGGCGGGCAGCCCGGGGACACGGGCCGGCTCCTGATGCCCGACGGGTCGGCGGTCGCGGTGATCGATACGGTGAAGGGAGAGGGCGGAACGATCCTCCACCGTGTCGCCCCCGGAACACCCCTGCCGGAGATCGGTGCAGAGGTCAGGGCGGAGATCGACTGGGAGCGACGCTACCGGCTGATGCGCATGCACACGGCGCTGCATCTCCTCTGCAGCCTTCTCCCCGGGACGGCGGTGACCGGCGGGTCGATCGGCGACGGCAAGGGCAGGCTTGATTTCGACCTCCCCGAGCCGCCGGATAAGGAGCGGCTCAACGCGGCGCTCGCCTCTCTCGTCGCCGAGGATCACCCGGTCGGCACGCTTTGGATCACCGAGGAGGAGCTCGACGCGAACCCTGGGCTAGTGCGCACGCTCTCGGTCAAGCCGCCGCGCGGCACCGGGCGGGTGCGGCTCGTGCGGATCGGGCCCGAGGCAACCCCGATCGACCTCCAGCCCTGCGGCGGCACCCATGTCGGCTCGACCCGGGAGGTGGGGCGCGTCACGGTGGTGAAGATCGAGAACAAGGGGCGTCAGAACCGACGAATCGCGCTCGCTCTGGAGGGCTGA
- a CDS encoding NUDIX domain-containing protein, which yields MAELSLPSDPRVTIHEVETLWHGRNALQRVSFSFRGFRGELRGPARWELLRRGRAVAVVPYDPVRDTVVLIEQFRLPALAAGLEPWLVEVAAGLADGDEPDEAVAVRETLEETGLSVTALERAGRFLLSPGVADETITVFAGRVDAPPGEAGHAGLAHEHEDIRVFAVPAESAFAMIAEGRIVNISTALALFWLQANRERLRRAWAA from the coding sequence ATGGCAGAGCTCTCCCTCCCCTCCGATCCGCGCGTCACGATCCACGAGGTCGAAACCCTCTGGCATGGGCGCAATGCGCTTCAGCGCGTGTCCTTCTCCTTCCGCGGCTTCCGCGGCGAGCTGCGCGGCCCGGCGCGCTGGGAGCTGTTGCGCCGCGGCCGCGCCGTCGCAGTCGTGCCCTATGACCCGGTTCGCGACACCGTGGTGCTCATCGAACAGTTCCGCCTGCCCGCGCTCGCCGCCGGGCTCGAGCCGTGGCTCGTCGAGGTCGCGGCCGGCCTCGCCGACGGGGATGAGCCGGACGAAGCGGTGGCGGTTCGCGAGACGCTCGAGGAGACGGGGCTTTCCGTCACCGCTCTCGAGCGGGCGGGCCGATTCCTGTTGAGCCCGGGTGTGGCCGACGAGACGATCACCGTGTTCGCGGGCAGGGTGGACGCCCCTCCCGGCGAGGCGGGCCATGCCGGGCTTGCCCACGAGCACGAGGACATAAGGGTCTTCGCCGTGCCGGCCGAGTCGGCCTTCGCGATGATCGCGGAGGGGCGGATCGTCAACATTTCCACCGCGCTCGCTCTCTTTTGGCTTCAGGCCAATCGCGAGCGGCTGAGACGCGCCTGGGCCGCGTGA
- a CDS encoding M20/M25/M40 family metallo-hydrolase has translation MTDHDLILETAKALIAIPSETPPSDTRAVADEAARILAAIPDVEVTRHVRREPVHNLVAVLRGGRPGRRIVLSGHLDTYPAGDEARWESPPYAPEARDGRLFGRGSADMKGGIAAAIAVLSALAGRRDWPGEVVLALAGDEESMGRDGTLFLLETVPALRGDACIVVDAGSPAVIRFGEKGMVWLTLQAEGRAAHGAHVHRGVNAAELVVEAVRRLLALRDLPVALPAEVARAIAAARDVSERFGGQGEAETLSRLTVNLGRVAAGTSTNLVPERAEAGLDIRLPPGTTTEAVIAAARSAIADLPRVTLSVDVAWEPTVTPPDHPLFEALACAAEAVLGRRPVLNLRVGGSDARLFRLFGIPTAVFGPTPHGMGGADEHVELAELFAVADALEAAVRALLAA, from the coding sequence ATGACCGATCACGACCTGATCCTCGAGACGGCGAAGGCGCTGATCGCGATCCCCTCCGAGACGCCGCCCTCCGACACCCGTGCCGTCGCCGACGAAGCGGCGCGGATCCTCGCGGCGATCCCGGACGTGGAGGTGACGCGCCATGTGCGTCGCGAGCCCGTGCACAACCTCGTTGCGGTGCTGCGCGGCGGACGGCCGGGCCGGCGGATCGTCCTCTCCGGCCATCTCGACACCTATCCGGCCGGGGACGAGGCGCGCTGGGAGAGCCCTCCCTATGCGCCCGAGGCGCGCGACGGCAGGCTGTTCGGCCGCGGCTCTGCCGACATGAAGGGCGGGATCGCCGCCGCGATCGCCGTCCTCTCCGCGCTTGCTGGGCGTCGCGACTGGCCGGGCGAGGTGGTGCTCGCGCTCGCCGGCGACGAGGAGAGCATGGGGCGCGACGGCACGTTGTTCCTGCTCGAGACCGTTCCCGCCCTGCGGGGCGACGCCTGCATCGTCGTCGATGCCGGCAGCCCTGCCGTGATCCGCTTCGGCGAGAAGGGCATGGTGTGGCTGACGCTGCAGGCGGAGGGGCGCGCCGCGCACGGCGCGCATGTGCATCGGGGCGTCAACGCTGCAGAGTTGGTGGTCGAGGCGGTTCGTCGTCTCCTCGCGCTGCGCGATCTGCCGGTCGCGCTGCCCGCAGAGGTCGCGCGGGCGATCGCGGCCGCCCGGGACGTGAGCGAGCGCTTCGGGGGTCAGGGCGAGGCGGAGACGCTCTCGCGGCTTACCGTCAATCTCGGCCGGGTCGCTGCCGGAACGAGCACCAACCTCGTGCCGGAGCGGGCCGAGGCAGGGCTCGATATCCGTCTGCCGCCGGGGACGACGACCGAGGCGGTCATCGCCGCCGCACGATCAGCGATCGCCGACCTGCCCAGGGTGACGCTCAGCGTCGATGTCGCCTGGGAGCCGACCGTCACACCACCCGACCATCCCCTGTTCGAGGCCCTCGCGTGTGCGGCGGAAGCGGTGCTCGGCCGCCGCCCCGTTCTCAACCTTAGGGTGGGCGGCTCCGATGCGCGGCTGTTCCGCCTGTTCGGCATCCCCACCGCCGTGTTCGGGCCTACCCCGCACGGTATGGGCGGCGCGGACGAACATGTCGAGCTCGCCGAGCTCTTCGCGGTGGCGGATGCGCTCGAGGCCGCGGTACGCGCCCTGCTCGCCGCATGA
- the metC gene encoding cystathionine beta-lyase, translating into MPDDSARKGHGTPHGFFTRMSHAGRAGTRVHGFVNPPVVRGSTVLYPTCADRRAAAAKRFDQALTYGTQGGPNHHALEDVICEIEGGRRCQIVSTGLAAVTVPLLAFLKAGDHLLMPDSVYGPARSFADGMLARLGIETTYYDPCIDEAGIAALIRPNTRVVYTESPGSHTFEVQDIPAIARAAHARGAKVLMDNTWGIHHFQPFRHGVDVSIQALTKYVVGHSDVLLGAITVNTEEDWRTLRSAALQLGQYASPDDCWLALRGVRTMPVRLARQAATALEVASWLASRPEVLKVLYPALPGAPGHELWKRDFTGACSLFGVVFRPEFSVEDTWAFVDSLTLFGIGASWGGYESLALPTTGFITRTATSGDLGGPAVRLHIGLEDTADLIADLEAGLSVLRHHRG; encoded by the coding sequence ATGCCTGACGACAGCGCACGCAAGGGACACGGCACGCCGCACGGCTTCTTCACCCGCATGAGCCATGCGGGCCGCGCCGGCACGCGCGTGCACGGCTTCGTCAACCCGCCCGTCGTGCGCGGCTCGACCGTCCTCTACCCCACCTGCGCCGATCGCCGCGCGGCGGCCGCGAAGCGGTTCGACCAGGCGCTGACCTATGGCACCCAGGGCGGCCCGAACCACCACGCGCTCGAGGACGTCATCTGCGAGATCGAGGGCGGGCGGCGGTGCCAGATCGTCTCGACCGGGCTTGCCGCCGTCACGGTGCCGCTCCTCGCCTTCCTCAAGGCGGGCGATCACCTCCTGATGCCCGACAGCGTCTACGGCCCTGCGCGAAGCTTCGCTGACGGGATGCTCGCCCGTCTCGGCATCGAGACGACCTACTACGACCCCTGCATCGATGAGGCCGGGATCGCGGCCTTGATCCGCCCCAACACGCGGGTGGTCTACACCGAAAGCCCGGGCAGCCACACCTTCGAGGTTCAGGACATCCCCGCGATCGCTCGCGCCGCCCATGCGCGCGGGGCAAAGGTGCTGATGGACAACACCTGGGGCATCCACCACTTCCAGCCGTTCCGCCACGGCGTCGATGTCTCGATCCAGGCGCTCACCAAGTACGTTGTGGGGCACTCCGACGTGCTGCTCGGCGCGATCACGGTCAACACCGAGGAGGATTGGCGGACGCTTCGCTCCGCCGCGCTGCAGCTCGGGCAGTACGCCTCGCCGGATGATTGCTGGCTCGCGCTGCGCGGCGTGCGCACCATGCCGGTTCGGCTTGCGCGGCAGGCGGCGACCGCGCTCGAGGTCGCGTCCTGGCTCGCGTCCCGGCCGGAAGTGCTTAAGGTCCTCTACCCTGCCCTCCCGGGAGCGCCCGGGCATGAGCTCTGGAAGCGCGACTTCACGGGAGCGTGCTCTTTGTTCGGCGTGGTGTTCCGCCCCGAGTTCAGCGTCGAGGACACTTGGGCCTTCGTCGACAGCCTGACCCTGTTCGGGATCGGCGCCTCCTGGGGCGGCTATGAGAGCCTCGCCCTCCCCACCACGGGGTTCATCACCCGCACCGCGACCTCGGGCGACCTCGGCGGGCCAGCGGTGCGGCTGCACATCGGGCTCGAGGACACGGCCGACCTGATCGCTGACCTCGAGGCGGGGTTGTCCGTCCTGCGCCACCACAGAGGGTGA
- the parA gene encoding ParA family partition ATPase: MAAIVLTVAQQKGGAGKTTLAAQLAAALAADRRVALLDIDPQRSLARWHARRNTEARAAAAGVTFADTSGWKLAAEIERLRRDHEVVLIDSPPHAETEARLALRAADLVLVPMQPSPLDLWATGPTLDLARAERREAKVVLNRAPARGRLLEATKAELARAGVEALPASLGNRSAYAMAMAAGLGVTESAPRSLAAEEVRGLVSALAPWLGRE; the protein is encoded by the coding sequence ATGGCGGCGATCGTGCTCACGGTGGCGCAGCAGAAGGGCGGAGCGGGCAAGACCACGCTCGCGGCCCAGCTTGCAGCCGCGCTTGCGGCCGACCGGCGCGTCGCCCTGCTCGACATCGACCCGCAGAGGTCGCTCGCGCGCTGGCATGCGCGCCGCAATACTGAGGCACGGGCGGCCGCAGCCGGCGTCACCTTCGCCGACACCTCCGGCTGGAAGCTCGCCGCCGAGATCGAGCGGCTCAGGCGCGACCACGAGGTGGTTCTGATCGACAGCCCGCCGCATGCCGAGACCGAGGCGCGGCTCGCCTTGCGCGCGGCCGACCTCGTGCTCGTGCCGATGCAGCCCTCGCCGCTCGACCTCTGGGCGACCGGCCCGACGCTCGACCTCGCCAGGGCAGAGCGGCGCGAGGCCAAGGTCGTTCTCAATCGCGCGCCCGCGCGTGGCCGGCTGCTCGAGGCGACCAAGGCCGAGCTCGCCCGCGCCGGGGTGGAGGCGCTTCCCGCCTCGCTCGGCAACCGCTCGGCCTACGCGATGGCGATGGCGGCCGGACTTGGTGTGACCGAGAGCGCGCCGCGGAGCCTCGCGGCAGAGGAGGTGCGCGGGCTCGTCTCGGCTCTCGCCCCTTGGCTCGGGAGGGAATGA
- the hisI gene encoding phosphoribosyl-AMP cyclohydrolase → MTSYTPPHERAREAFLDAVRFDRAGLVPIIAQDAATGEVLMLAWMNRAAVEETLATGRVCYFSRSRGTLWRKGETSGQVQRLVELRLDCDRDSLLALVEQTGVACHTGRRSCFFTAIRDGAVTEIAAPLADPEALYGGAR, encoded by the coding sequence GTGACCAGCTACACCCCACCGCACGAGCGAGCGCGCGAGGCCTTCCTCGACGCCGTCCGGTTCGACCGCGCCGGACTCGTGCCCATCATCGCCCAGGACGCCGCAACCGGCGAGGTGCTGATGCTCGCCTGGATGAACCGAGCGGCGGTGGAGGAGACTCTCGCCACCGGGCGCGTCTGCTACTTCTCGCGAAGCCGCGGCACGCTGTGGCGCAAGGGCGAGACCTCGGGGCAGGTGCAGCGCCTGGTCGAGCTCAGGCTCGATTGCGATCGGGATTCGCTGCTCGCCCTCGTCGAGCAGACCGGTGTCGCCTGCCACACCGGCCGGCGGTCGTGCTTCTTCACCGCCATCCGCGACGGAGCGGTGACCGAGATTGCCGCCCCCCTCGCCGACCCGGAAGCGCTCTACGGGGGCGCGCGATGA
- a CDS encoding Fur family transcriptional regulator — MTSGTMTEGSETGIEAALARAERHCAARGARLTNLRRQVLALILQSPVPIGAYALLDKLKPSHAGAAPPTVYRALEFLLKHRLVHRIERLNAFIGCRVGCTEASAAQGHEEHGHAHAAQFLICRRCGRVEEIEDEAVGRALAAAARCAGFAPEHATVEIEGTCSSCRAG; from the coding sequence ATGACCAGCGGAACAATGACGGAAGGCTCCGAGACCGGGATTGAGGCGGCGCTCGCGCGGGCGGAGCGGCACTGCGCCGCCCGCGGGGCGCGGCTGACCAACCTTCGACGCCAAGTGCTCGCGCTGATCCTCCAAAGCCCCGTTCCGATCGGCGCCTATGCACTGCTCGACAAGCTGAAGCCGAGCCATGCCGGGGCCGCCCCGCCCACCGTCTATCGCGCTCTCGAGTTCCTTCTCAAGCATCGCCTGGTGCACCGGATCGAGCGGCTCAACGCCTTCATCGGCTGCCGTGTCGGCTGCACGGAGGCCAGCGCAGCGCAGGGGCACGAGGAGCACGGGCATGCCCATGCGGCGCAGTTCCTGATCTGCCGCCGCTGCGGCCGCGTCGAGGAGATCGAGGACGAGGCGGTCGGCCGCGCGCTCGCTGCCGCTGCGCGCTGCGCGGGATTTGCGCCCGAGCATGCGACGGTCGAGATCGAGGGCACCTGCTCCTCCTGCCGCGCAGGCTGA
- a CDS encoding DMT family transporter yields the protein MTDPTPTRQTEARDSTARRRARAIASIIGATAMFACAAMLVKLVSSTLPTAEIVLARCAISLAALTPLLAREGGLRALRTREPFWHAVRTFSGFGGMITAFYGYATLPLAEVTALGFTMPMFLTMLSIPILGEKVGIRRASAIVVGFLGVLLILRPFSNAIPLLPALVVVFGAVCWAMAMIAIRRMGELGESNVAIVAWFSIGGTVLAGVLTIPVWVTPTLAETAALIGVGLASTVAQLLMTDAYRRGEPTIVAPFEYTSILWTTLIGITLFGETPSPTMAAGVLVLVASGLYILHREVIRRREAGGAGR from the coding sequence GTGACCGATCCCACGCCCACGCGGCAGACGGAGGCCCGAGACTCGACCGCCCGGCGCCGCGCCCGCGCCATCGCCTCCATCATTGGCGCGACCGCCATGTTCGCGTGCGCGGCGATGCTCGTGAAGCTCGTCTCATCCACCCTTCCCACAGCGGAGATCGTGCTCGCGCGCTGCGCCATCTCGCTTGCGGCCCTCACCCCCCTGCTCGCCCGCGAGGGGGGCCTGCGCGCGCTTCGGACGCGCGAGCCGTTCTGGCACGCGGTGCGCACGTTCTCGGGCTTCGGCGGCATGATCACCGCCTTCTACGGCTACGCAACCCTGCCGCTCGCTGAGGTCACGGCGCTCGGCTTCACCATGCCGATGTTCCTCACCATGCTCTCGATCCCGATCCTGGGCGAGAAGGTCGGAATCAGGCGTGCGAGCGCGATCGTGGTCGGCTTCCTCGGCGTGCTTCTGATCCTTCGCCCGTTCTCGAACGCCATCCCGCTTCTTCCAGCGCTCGTCGTCGTGTTCGGCGCGGTGTGCTGGGCAATGGCGATGATCGCGATCCGCAGGATGGGGGAGCTCGGGGAAAGCAATGTGGCGATCGTCGCCTGGTTCTCGATCGGCGGCACGGTGCTTGCCGGGGTGCTCACGATCCCGGTCTGGGTCACGCCGACGCTCGCCGAGACGGCGGCTCTCATCGGCGTGGGGCTCGCGAGCACGGTGGCGCAGCTTCTGATGACGGATGCCTATCGCCGTGGCGAGCCGACGATCGTCGCGCCGTTCGAATACACGAGCATCCTCTGGACGACGTTGATCGGCATCACGCTGTTCGGGGAGACGCCATCGCCCACGATGGCGGCGGGCGTGCTCGTGCTCGTCGCCTCCGGCCTCTACATCCTGCATCGGGAGGTGATACGCCGTCGCGAGGCGGGCGGGGCCGGGCGCTGA
- a CDS encoding CobW family GTP-binding protein, with the protein MTLPIPVTVLTGFLGSGKTTLLNALVRRPELARTAVLINEFGEVGLDHLLVERVDGDLVLLSSGCLCCTVRGDLVEALGRLAERAEAGEIAFDRVVIETTGLADPAPILHTLMAEPGIASRYRLDGIVTTVDAVVGEATLDSQAESVKQAAVADRIVITKADLAGPERVARLERRLAALNPGARQITATMGAVEPRDLLNAGLFDPSRKIPDVAAWLNAEAYGGDHHHHHDHDHGHGHEHHHDGHGARDTPRDVNRHDSRISAFCLTFETPLEWSALATWLEMLIVTRGESLLRVKGILDLVGQERPVAIHGVQHLFHPPARLPAWPKRPDGTDDRRSRLVFIVRDLPRSVIEEGIAAFQKAASNEAAFAAGG; encoded by the coding sequence ATGACGCTTCCGATCCCGGTCACCGTGCTCACGGGCTTCCTCGGCAGCGGCAAGACCACGCTGCTCAACGCCCTGGTCCGACGCCCCGAGCTCGCCCGCACAGCGGTGCTGATCAACGAGTTCGGCGAGGTGGGGCTGGACCATCTCCTGGTCGAGCGGGTCGATGGCGACCTCGTGCTTCTCTCCTCGGGCTGCCTCTGCTGCACCGTGCGCGGCGATCTCGTCGAGGCGCTCGGGCGCCTTGCGGAGCGGGCCGAGGCGGGCGAGATCGCGTTCGATCGCGTCGTGATCGAGACGACCGGCCTCGCTGACCCGGCCCCGATCCTGCACACGCTGATGGCCGAGCCCGGGATCGCGTCCCGCTACCGGCTCGACGGGATCGTCACGACGGTGGACGCGGTTGTCGGCGAGGCGACGCTCGATTCCCAAGCCGAAAGCGTGAAGCAGGCGGCCGTGGCCGACCGCATCGTCATCACCAAGGCCGATCTTGCAGGCCCCGAGCGGGTCGCGCGGCTTGAGCGCCGGCTCGCCGCGCTCAATCCCGGCGCGCGCCAGATCACGGCAACGATGGGTGCGGTCGAGCCCCGCGACCTCCTCAACGCCGGCCTGTTCGACCCCTCCCGCAAGATCCCCGACGTCGCCGCCTGGCTGAACGCCGAGGCCTATGGCGGAGACCACCACCATCATCACGACCACGACCACGGCCACGGCCACGAGCATCATCACGATGGCCACGGCGCGCGCGATACCCCGCGCGACGTCAACCGCCACGACTCGCGCATCAGCGCCTTCTGCCTGACCTTCGAGACGCCGCTCGAGTGGTCGGCGCTCGCCACCTGGCTCGAGATGCTGATCGTGACGCGCGGGGAGAGCCTTCTCCGCGTCAAGGGCATCCTCGACCTCGTCGGGCAGGAGCGTCCGGTCGCGATCCACGGCGTGCAGCACCTGTTCCACCCCCCTGCCCGTCTGCCCGCGTGGCCGAAGCGCCCGGACGGGACGGATGACCGGCGCTCGCGGCTCGTCTTCATCGTGCGCGACCTCCCGAGGTCGGTGATCGAGGAGGGGATCGCGGCGTTCCAGAAGGCGGCGTCGAACGAGGCGGCGTTCGCCGCCGGTGGGTGA
- a CDS encoding nitrilase-related carbon-nitrogen hydrolase, whose amino-acid sequence MTRPLRLATLAWPVRAEPVAHWLERWCEEARAAGAELLVLPEYALCAEAFPGGGGAAAERDRAADAASRLVASLERAAARHRLWIAGGTVLLRTELGIVNACPLVAPEGLAGWQDKNRPTRFEREAWGLAPGAPPRVFETPWGRLGIAVCYDVEFPPLVRAQARAGAWLILAPAATDTAAGATRVTVSARARAIENQCLVAVAPTVGTAPWCESLDSNHGRAGIYGPADRFFPDDGIIAEGGENAPGLVVATLDPASVDAVRRDGAVLNHADWPEEVPPCPVVVRPTRAA is encoded by the coding sequence GTGACCCGTCCGCTACGCCTCGCCACCCTCGCCTGGCCCGTTCGCGCCGAGCCGGTCGCCCACTGGCTCGAGCGGTGGTGTGAGGAGGCGCGCGCGGCCGGGGCGGAGCTTCTCGTACTTCCCGAATACGCTCTCTGCGCCGAGGCCTTCCCCGGCGGCGGCGGCGCGGCCGCCGAGCGCGACCGCGCGGCAGACGCAGCATCTCGGCTCGTGGCGTCGCTCGAGCGTGCCGCCGCCCGACACCGGCTTTGGATCGCCGGCGGAACGGTGTTGCTGCGAACCGAGCTGGGCATCGTCAACGCCTGCCCCCTCGTCGCGCCTGAGGGCCTCGCGGGTTGGCAGGACAAGAACCGGCCCACACGGTTCGAGCGCGAAGCCTGGGGGCTCGCCCCGGGCGCGCCGCCCCGTGTGTTCGAGACCCCGTGGGGAAGGCTCGGGATCGCCGTCTGTTACGACGTGGAATTCCCTCCGCTCGTGCGCGCCCAGGCGCGGGCCGGTGCGTGGCTCATCCTCGCCCCTGCCGCGACCGACACGGCGGCAGGCGCGACGCGCGTCACCGTCTCGGCGCGGGCGAGGGCGATCGAGAACCAGTGCCTGGTCGCGGTCGCGCCCACCGTCGGCACAGCACCGTGGTGCGAGAGCCTCGATTCGAACCATGGGCGGGCCGGGATCTACGGCCCCGCTGACCGCTTCTTCCCCGATGACGGGATCATCGCCGAGGGGGGCGAGAACGCGCCCGGCCTCGTCGTCGCCACGCTCGACCCCGCGTCGGTCGATGCGGTGCGGCGCGACGGCGCGGTGCTGAACCATGCCGACTGGCCGGAGGAGGTCCCTCCCTGCCCCGTCGTCGTGCGGCCGACCCGGGCGGCATGA